The segment TACCTCCCCCTGAGAAATCCTGCCCATCTCTACCGCGTCTGCTATTCATCTGGCTGGGCTAAGTAATGACTCCTCAAGTGTACACGTGGACTGTCTAGCCGAATACACAGATGACACCCGGTCTGCTACCTGATATTGGAGAGCACAGCAACTTTCTCTCTCAGCACACACCACTCTGCATCTCATCGCTTCCTATATACACCAATCTTCAGAAGGTCTCAAGTTTAAGTACCCGAGAGATCTCTACATCTGTCAAATTTAGCTGAAATGTGGCCCTCGTTACTGAAGAAGGTAGCaagaaaggagcagaacagcttttctagaaaaaaaatggatgtggGCCATATCTAAAGCAGGGCATAACTGGATTGGTTCAATGACAGCAATACATGAAACACATGTAAGATTTCCAGTTAATTTATTCTCATAGTCATTCTAAttgtttcatcttcttcccttaGGTTTCCTATTCTTTACTAACCCAAGATTGCGAATTAATAGCCTGGCAATCTTGATTTCCTACTAGGAAATACATTCCCaagaagcatttgctttttttccactacACTAAGGTTGTACCTTTACTGGCTTAAATCCAAGATGCTAGAGAGTTAACCTTGCTCAAAGGGTCAGCACATTTTCTGGACAGCACAGCAACaggaagtgagaaaaataactgaCCCGACTGTGACAACATAATCTAACTTTCCAACCGTGGGCTTACGTGACTTCCACATTAAAATACCAAAAGATAACACAATTTGGTGGTTTAATggtaacaaataaaaacactttgaatttttctccaggtgttttaacaagccatttctcagtttgctttctgctaCAGAGTTCGCTACTCATTTTAACAGTCCTGGGTaacagaagggcaaaaggtGGCAACGCAAACCCAGGAAGTTGGTTATTTTTAGCTAAAAGGACAGACGGCACATTTATGTGGTCTTGAGTCTTTCAAAGAATGCCATGGATTTTTCTAGTAGTCTGTGGATCACTTTGGCTTAGGAGGAGAAGCCTGGGCTTTTCACTTGGATCATTTAGAGCAACCCACTTCATTAGAACTTTAGTCCCTTCACTTTCTTCTTGAGAATAGCGAGCACCCTTCAACACACAAACTTGATGTTCCCCTTTCATCTGCCACCCCTCACACTTCTAACAGCTGAAACTGTTTACAAAGACTCAGCAGTCCTGACAATGTAAACATAATGGCGACCCATCTTTCTTTGCCTGCTGAAACAGAGGAACTTTTCCTCTGGTCTGTCAGGCATTTTACCTGGTAGTTCATCTCCAGACATTAAGGATGCGTCGGCATCACTGTCAAGTATATCAGCTTGTAAAATAGGATTTACATTtcctgaaagacaaaagaggtTTCTTAACTTTCCTGAATAGCCTGTGCCTCTTTCTCTTGCATTAAGACAGCTTCTAAACTGTGCCAAAACCCTTTCTTCATTTGAGGGCACACACTGAATGCTATTTCCTACAGTTCATCCCACCACAGATCTAAGGAGACGGCACAAGTCTCTATAAAGCTGTCTTAGGTCCCACTGATGTGTATGTATAAGGTACGCTACTctgttggtgatttttttccccccttagaataaagaaaatgaggaacaaATTCTGTAGCTGATGAATAGCTATTAAAATAAGGCCCCTTCTTTCTGAAGGGGCCTCAAAACCCCTCATATAGTAATACACTTTTCTTATTTGCAAAACTTTCCAGTATTGTACAGTTATGTAATATACACTCTGCATTTTCAACCTGGAAATCCagtatttcttaatttgttACACCAAACTTTTTCTAGGGACctgcaatgaaagaaaaggcatttatagTTTCTGCAATAAGCTTCCAAAATATGAGACCTAATGACCCAGAGtaaaatactgtaatgaaaaattgATCCagaaacagatctttttttctccaaaaaattctcaaaaattGAGCAAACTTGCGTTGTGGCAGTCTCATTAGTTCATCAAATCTGCTTTTCagtcagtaaatttgcagaaagCACTTCGAGCACTATGTTTCAAGCTGCTACAATtactagaaagaagaaaataattatgactCAAACTACTACCTTTGATCCGGGAAACAATCAAATGCAAATACATCCCCTATCCATTCATACAGGAGTACTGAGACCAAGAACACAATGTCAAGATGAAAGCGCCTACGCggattaattaattaagcaaACTTTGGGAATCAAAGAGTTGATTCTAGAACTAACTACTTGATGCTATCATCTTGACCATATATATCCAGTACCAGACTTGCCCTCCACGGGACGACACAGTGTCTCCACATATCACTCTTTTATTCacgttgtaattttttttttttctagaaagttGGACTTTGCCACATTAGCATTAACACTGAATTGAAGTTCTCACCTCTTTATTTCGCAAGTTGAAGAGGAACTCTCTGTCAAAGCGTCCTGGTCTCCGTAAAGCAGGATCTATAGAACCTGGTCTGTTGGTGGCTCCGATTACCACAATCTCCCCTCTGTTGTCTatgccatccagaagtgttGAGACAATGGCACTAGTAGAAAAACATAGATTATACTTACAAGTTaggtacatttttttccattccataTGACTTTCTTCCATGAGtagtcagaaaggaaaagcatttaagGACAAGACTCAttttaagacataaaaaaatagGTGCATTAACACACACCGGGTGCTGATATCAGGGTTGGAGTATTGTTTTCAATGATCCTTTCAAATCACCTGAAGTTTATGATTTGGAAACAAATCATACCAGTACTTGCTACAGCGTTTTGGCTAccataaaaaatgaacaaacaagaaaaaaaagggggtagGGGTCCGAACTTAATTCAATTACAGGTTCGGGACGCAAGCTTCctatatgaatttaaaaatggagCGGGGAAGGTTAAATCTAATGAAAGTCACAGGGAAAGTAAGCGTTTTGGTTCAGAAGACAACCCAGAAACCCACTAGGCCCACATAGAAAAGATGCTCAGGATGAAGATCTCTCTTCAAACGGCAATCCCACAGCTACAACCTCAGCGGAAATTAAACCAATTGGCCCCAAATTCTTTAGACATGAAGCACCTGCCAAGTTCATCCTCTCCCACACCCTCTCAGGCCAGGCAGACATAACCAGCCATGACTACCCAATCCCAAAGAAGTCAGCTTCAACAGTGGGGCAATAAGCTACAAAGGACCACAACTTCAAGGAATCCATCTATTAACAAGGACAGCAGGACATACCTGTGGAGGCCAAGAGCCCACTGTTAGTAGAGCAACCATGAGAGCACCACCCACGCTCACCAACCACGAAAACTGCTAGGCACTGCAGTGCTCGGACCAAACATTCCGAAAGCCTGTGACACATGACCACTAACGGTCACTGGTGGCCAGTAGTTACCAGTAGCAACGCATCGCATGCACGGGGGCACCTAAGGAAGTCTCAGCCTACCCCCGAATATACTCAACTCCCAATGCCAGGACTGACAATACCTCTCTGTTGGCAAAAGAAAGCGCGAGTCGAGGCCAATATCATACCATAGCACAAAGGCTTGCTAAGAAAGATCATTTGAGTAGCTTTGCAAGAACAGGTGACTTACTTTCTTCTAAGGCTGTCAAACAGAAAGGATGGATTTGTAGTAGGGTAGCGACTTCCTCAAAGTCTGCAGCTTCGGCTCCAAATTCCCATTTTCTCCACGCACTTGCCTTGCAGCTATTGCATCAGCTCTGGTCCTCAGCGTTCCGccaactgaaatgcagaaacaaatacaaTCTTTTGAGACAGTAAAGATGGGATTATCTTGATTGCACCATTGCTCttgtaaaatggaaacaaaccaacaaacaaaagacaccCCAAAGtggattcatttttctttccataccAAATCACAAGTCCTTGTCATGACCACTGCATTCCTCTTGTTTATCGTTCTGCTATCCACTTCAAACTATCCACTTCAAAGCGTCACCTGTAGAGAAACTTCTTCATAGACTGAAAGCTAGtctgacaaaaacaaatgtgcaaCTTCTGTTCCACGCAGGAGGGAGCTTACTCCAGTTACTTCTTGTttggaaaagtgaaaacaatccacacctttctctaaggtgtttTCAGGCCATTCATGTAAAACTCTAACCGTTCAAAAAAACTATTCCGTCCTAAGTCTCTTCCTCAGGTGCATATGTTTTATTACCCTGTTTAAGCATGCAgcactttcatttcctgcattATGATCTAACAGCTCAAGGAGATAAGAGAAATACCCAAATACCTAAAATACACTAAAAGCATCCCTTGGAGGCAGGGCTCGCCCCAACAGCTCTGAGCTGGAGCCGCTCTTTGAAAAACCTCCCTTTGCAAGGTTTTCTCCTTCTGTTCCTTCCCCACACAACTCACTTTCAAGCCCCTGATCCAAAGTACAGAGGCACTGAGAAAGGAACCACtcacatttccatttcagtggaaaataaactaagaagataaaaaaaatagataaaaaaaaaagcaagttctaCTTAAAAATGTTGGCCTTTAAAAATGACGGTTTCAACTCTGACAGAATACATTCCACATTTCAACCTTACCTGTTCAAATAATGAGCAAAGCTGACATTCTGATTCCCCCACTCATTGGCTCAGGCAGTCCAAAgcttttctcataaaaaatgatatttttctctcaCCTCGGCCACATTCGTTAGCAAGAGCACGAACAACCAGCGTCTTTCCCGTTCCTGAGGAGCCGTAGAATAAACAGCCTCCGTAAGAAGAAAgattcagagaggaaaaaaacatcgtGAGGAGTACCTCTTACAATCATAGTCTCTAGAACAAACAACTCGTCTTTCCTAACCAAAACACGTTATGCCTAAGACAGCAGTAATAGCTGAAGTGTAGGTAGAGTCCAAACAGACACAAGTTCTGCATTCCCACAAGATTTCAcaggaaaacttgtttttttcagccagaGGAATGAAAAAGGGGGATCACTCCAGTGTACAAAACCTTCAAACAAGAGCGTACTGTCCCAGAAGGACACTTCCAAAACTGCTGACAAAACGGGGGATTACAGCAAAATGGAGCCAAACGAGCAAAGGTCAGcacagaatctcagaatggCCTCAACGGTGAATCACCAGCTCACTGTTCAGTGACAAGCCACATAGGCTTGCTTTCACAAAAGGCAGAATCCGACAGCAAAGCATTTAATTCTCCCTTCAAAAGCGTTAAGTTCCTGGGCTTGGTCTCTCAGACCATCTATTGCTGATGGCAAGTGAGAAAGCTGGAAGGCAAAGCAATGCCCTgcattcagattaaaaaaaaaaaaaagaaagaagcaaaagcaatagCAAAAGCAAGCAGATGGAAGAAACAACTGGGTTTCCAAGCAACATATTACAATTGACTAGATAATCCCTTCTTGCTTACAATCTGGTCAAGGTGACTTGTACAGAAAACTCTGAACAAAACCACTGCAACCCAACTTTGTAAAATCATAGCACTCTTGAACTGTTTTCTCATATTAAAACATCAGCTAGGAAAACTGAAGGTGTTGCTTATAGGTTTAATCTACAGATATTCTGGATTCTATCCATTTGGAAGAAATTGCTTGTTACTACTACGAAAACAAACCGTTCAGCACTGCCAAAAAAGTTGAAGCATGGAAGCATATTGAGACCTTAACTGGACATTCTCCTGAAAACAGCCGACTTCTGATTTATCACTTCAGTGAGTTACCTTGGGGGCTGAATACTGAAGCTCTCAAAAGACTTCTGGATAAAGGAGGGTACTTGCTGGTACTTTGCCGgtacttgctcttgttaaacttcccctggttggtgattgcccagctctccaatgtgtccagatctctctgcacagcctttccaccctcaacagagtccacagcTCCTCTAAGTTTAgtgtcattggcaaatttgctcCAAACATCTTCTATTGCATCAGCTCTGGTCCTCAGCGTTCTGCCgcctgaaatgcagaaacaaacctACATTGCACAAAAAGAAGATTTGCCAGAGGAACATGCAGAGCCCTTTCTTTGGGCTCAATATCAGCATAGATACAACCAGAACCACTGACAGCAGCATGATAAGCACACACTGCAATGCGAAATAATGGGAACAAAAGCAAGGAGGCCAGGTatccaggggaaaaaacaaagtgcctcgttaaaaaaaaaaaaaaaaagcattacgtaaaaatatacacagtacgctattttactttttaaaaattttcacgATATGGTGACCGGAAATGATGTGAAGgtaaaaaaaactattttactgtttctaaCAGTCTGTGAGagagatgtaaaataataaCCTAGAAAGCAGATGTATATTAAGTAACTATTTGCCACTGTCCTTCCTTGACACAAATGTCTCTAAACTTACTttggaaattttaattattcctttctATTCCGGGAATTTGaaatctttgctgctttgaTAGATACctgaaagccttaaaaaaaagcctggtggagtctccgctccaccaggacgcacccagcactgtttgcttacctctattcttttatattcttttcataaatcatcttttttatttaatcctattttgaagattgAGTCATTTCTAACAACACCATACAGCAAATGTTAAGTTACATATTTCCAAAGCTAACTGCTTAAGTTCCCAGGTAGTAGTCACAAACATTTGCAAGAAATACTGAACTGGGATTACTCTTCCAGTAGAGCACTCCTCTTTTCATTGCAGTCTACTCAAAAAGAACTTTACACCAGCAGGATGCTAATAccaatatgtatttatatatacatttttttctctttaaaccaAATATCTCAAAGTCATTAATGtaataaaggaggaaaacacTTCCTGGCAAAATGGGGTAGGAAAGACGCAGGAAAGTGACTTTAGTCTTTGTCAGAAGACATGCTGTCAGTTTCAGGAAGCAactaataaaagcaataaacaaaaaaataaaccgAAATCTACGTGTCCCCGCAACTACATAGTTATTGTCACCGTATGCAATGAGGGAACATGCATCTCCACTATTAAATGGATTGAATTTTATCATATGCACATAACCTTCACAGTCCACCGTGTAAGCAGCATTTCTAGTAGACTCTTGCTTCATTTCCAGGGGACTATGTCAAAGTATCGTGGAAGTGATGTCTTCTTCAGGATGGAGGTCAATGTTCCTATAGggaaagtattaaaaagcatgcattatgtatttgcataaagaaaaaaaagtatttgtggcGCAACAACTCAAGATTTCTTGTAACACCATATTTATGGACACAAAAGGTCAACTTAA is part of the Anas acuta chromosome W, bAnaAcu1.1, whole genome shotgun sequence genome and harbors:
- the LOC137847229 gene encoding uncharacterized protein, giving the protein MILLHSPLEMKQESTRNAAYMVDCEDYVHVIKFNPFNSGGACSLIAYGGNNYVVAGTHRFQVCFCISGGRTLRTRADAIEDVWSKFANDTKLRGAVDSVEGGKAVQRDLDTLESWAITNQGKFNKSKYRQSTSKYPPLSRSLLRASVFSPQGCLFYGSSGTGKTLVVRALANECGRVGGTLRTRADAIAARQVRGENGNLEPKLQTLRKSLPYYKSILSV